The following proteins come from a genomic window of Yinghuangia sp. ASG 101:
- a CDS encoding NAD(P)H-hydrate dehydratase, translated as MREAHSVEQVRAAEAALMAVLPDGALMRRAAAGLAATCAGLVARVYGTRTVLLVGSGDNGGDALYAGARLARRGARVDALLLSPARAHAAGLEALRGAGGRCLPADAPGFLTDAQDLVGAADLVIDGIVGIGGRGALRAPADLLAEAAEASRAVVVAVDLPSGVDADTGAVPGAAVRADVTVTFGTHKPGLLVDPGASYAGVVTLVDIGLEPPAPVLRAVQHADVARLLPRPARESDKYARGVLGLVVGSERYPGAAVLAAGAALRGGAGALRYLGPRAVGETVLRAHPEVMVGAGRVQAYAVGSGLDTGEEARERFAAVPGEGVPVLVDADGLTLLAEMGPNSLNGVPGVLLTPHAGEAVRLFEGLGAHTTRDEVEAERIGHATRLAAAYRATVLLKGSTTVIADPRGEVWANPTGTPYLATAGSGDVLTGLTGALLAAGRTPTEAAVCGAYLHGLAGRLASAAGTPCAAGDVAAALPEAWRAVRGSGA; from the coding sequence GTGCGCGAGGCCCACAGCGTCGAACAGGTTCGGGCGGCCGAGGCCGCGCTCATGGCCGTGTTGCCGGACGGAGCGCTCATGCGCCGCGCCGCCGCCGGGCTGGCCGCCACGTGCGCGGGCCTCGTGGCCCGGGTGTACGGCACCAGGACCGTCCTGCTGGTCGGCAGCGGCGACAACGGCGGCGACGCGCTGTACGCCGGAGCCCGGCTGGCCCGGCGCGGAGCCCGCGTGGACGCCCTCCTGCTGAGCCCCGCGCGCGCCCACGCCGCCGGGCTGGAGGCCCTGCGCGGCGCCGGCGGCCGGTGCCTCCCCGCCGACGCCCCCGGCTTCCTGACGGATGCTCAGGACCTGGTCGGCGCAGCGGACTTGGTCATCGACGGCATCGTCGGCATCGGCGGCCGAGGTGCCCTCCGCGCCCCCGCCGACCTTCTCGCGGAGGCGGCCGAAGCCTCCCGCGCGGTCGTGGTCGCCGTCGACCTGCCCAGCGGCGTCGACGCGGACACGGGCGCGGTTCCCGGCGCCGCCGTACGCGCCGACGTGACGGTCACCTTCGGCACCCACAAGCCCGGCCTGCTCGTCGACCCCGGGGCGTCATACGCGGGTGTGGTGACGCTGGTCGACATCGGCCTGGAGCCGCCCGCGCCCGTCCTGCGTGCCGTGCAACACGCCGACGTGGCAAGGCTGTTGCCCCGCCCCGCGCGGGAATCCGACAAGTACGCGCGGGGCGTCCTGGGCCTGGTGGTCGGTTCGGAGCGCTATCCCGGCGCGGCCGTGCTCGCCGCCGGTGCCGCGTTGCGCGGCGGTGCGGGCGCGCTGCGCTACCTCGGTCCGCGCGCGGTCGGCGAGACGGTGCTGCGGGCCCATCCCGAGGTGATGGTCGGCGCGGGGCGGGTGCAGGCGTACGCGGTGGGTTCGGGGCTCGACACGGGCGAAGAGGCGCGGGAGCGTTTCGCGGCGGTGCCGGGGGAGGGCGTCCCCGTGCTCGTCGACGCGGACGGGCTCACTCTTCTGGCTGAAATGGGCCCGAATTCCCTGAACGGTGTTCCGGGCGTGCTGCTCACCCCGCACGCCGGTGAGGCCGTACGCCTGTTCGAGGGCCTGGGGGCGCACACCACGCGCGACGAGGTCGAGGCGGAGCGGATCGGGCACGCGACCCGCCTGGCCGCCGCCTACCGCGCGACCGTGCTGCTCAAGGGCTCCACCACCGTCATCGCCGATCCGCGCGGCGAGGTCTGGGCCAATCCGACGGGCACCCCGTACCTCGCCACCGCGGGCAGCGGCGACGTCCTCACCGGGCTCACCGGCGCGCTGCTGGCCGCCGGCCGGACGCCCACCGAGGCCGCGGTCTGCGGCGCCTACCTGCACGGTCTGGCGGGCCGTCTCGCGTCGGCGGCCGGCACACCGTGCGCCGCGGGCGATGTCGCGGCGGCCCTTCCGGAGGCGTGGCGGGCGGTCCGCGGCTCGGGAGCGTGA
- a CDS encoding holo-ACP synthase: MLAPVIVGVGIDVADIARFARSLERTPGLADRLFTEAERYVRPGQERGIASLAARFAAKEALAKALGAPGGLLWQDAEVRTEDSGRPVLTVRGTVAARADELGVTGWHVSLSHDAGIASAVVIAES; encoded by the coding sequence ATGCTGGCCCCCGTGATCGTGGGTGTGGGCATCGACGTCGCGGACATCGCGCGTTTCGCGCGATCGCTGGAGCGCACTCCTGGGCTCGCCGATCGGCTGTTCACCGAGGCCGAGCGCTACGTGCGTCCCGGTCAGGAGCGCGGTATCGCCTCGCTCGCGGCGCGTTTCGCGGCGAAGGAGGCACTGGCGAAAGCCCTCGGCGCGCCCGGTGGGCTGCTGTGGCAGGACGCGGAGGTGCGCACGGAGGACTCGGGTCGGCCCGTCCTCACCGTGCGCGGAACCGTCGCGGCGCGAGCCGACGAACTCGGTGTGACCGGCTGGCACGTGTCCTTGAGCCACGACGCGGGCATCGCCTCCGCCGTCGTGATCGCCGAAAGCTAG
- a CDS encoding EamA family transporter, with protein sequence MTGVIAVSGGRPANRAPARFGVAAVTMLAPAAWGTTYLVTTELLPEGRPMLLAAMRALPAGLLLLLLGRKLPRGKWWGRSVVLGMLNVGFFFPLLFVGAYRLPGGVAATIGAIQPLLVIAFSALILGARPSVRAVVSGLVGVVGVALLVLNGGAKLGGVGVAAMLAAIVLMSLGTVLARKWGKPDGVTMLDLTAWQLTAAGLFLAPLALVTEGAPPALTGENWIGFAYLGLFGTALAYVLFFRGIEVLGAGPVSFMSLVNPAVATLGGIVVLDQTLTPWQIFGLVLALGAMFAGQAPARPRKNAVVREGGPGTSPRNPAPLALPAQTHADGQRASLPALYGAASESALPVPVAGAAAVPGRPGARTRRNWWHGVGRSAAVPGKPPGGRHARPPARIPVRISVPALRVRSQGRHRRPRRSRW encoded by the coding sequence ATGACAGGCGTGATTGCGGTCTCGGGCGGCCGGCCGGCCAACCGTGCGCCCGCGCGCTTCGGCGTCGCGGCGGTGACGATGCTCGCGCCGGCCGCGTGGGGCACGACGTACCTCGTGACGACGGAACTGCTGCCCGAGGGGCGGCCGATGCTCCTCGCGGCGATGCGCGCGCTCCCCGCCGGCCTCCTGCTGCTCCTGCTGGGGCGCAAGCTGCCGCGCGGGAAGTGGTGGGGGCGGTCCGTGGTGCTCGGCATGCTCAACGTCGGCTTCTTCTTCCCGCTGCTGTTCGTCGGTGCGTACCGCCTGCCCGGCGGGGTCGCGGCGACCATCGGGGCCATCCAGCCGCTGCTGGTCATCGCGTTCTCCGCGCTGATCCTCGGCGCCCGCCCCTCGGTGCGCGCGGTGGTCTCCGGGCTCGTGGGAGTCGTCGGCGTCGCCCTGCTGGTGCTCAACGGCGGCGCGAAACTCGGCGGCGTCGGGGTCGCCGCGATGCTCGCCGCGATCGTGCTCATGTCCCTGGGCACCGTGCTCGCCCGCAAATGGGGCAAGCCGGACGGCGTCACGATGCTCGACCTGACCGCGTGGCAACTCACCGCGGCCGGGCTCTTCCTGGCCCCCCTGGCGCTCGTCACCGAGGGCGCACCTCCGGCGCTCACCGGGGAGAACTGGATCGGCTTCGCCTATCTCGGCCTGTTCGGCACCGCTCTCGCGTACGTCCTGTTCTTCCGCGGCATCGAAGTCCTCGGCGCCGGACCGGTCTCGTTCATGTCGCTGGTCAACCCGGCGGTCGCGACCCTCGGCGGCATCGTCGTGCTCGACCAGACGCTGACCCCATGGCAGATCTTCGGCCTCGTGCTGGCTCTGGGCGCGATGTTCGCCGGGCAGGCTCCCGCGCGGCCTCGCAAGAACGCGGTGGTGCGCGAGGGCGGCCCCGGGACGAGCCCGCGCAACCCGGCCCCTTTGGCCCTTCCGGCACAGACGCACGCGGACGGACAGCGGGCGTCGTTACCGGCTCTGTACGGGGCCGCGAGCGAATCCGCCCTTCCCGTACCGGTCGCGGGGGCGGCGGCGGTGCCGGGTCGGCCGGGCGCCCGGACCCGCAGGAACTGGTGGCACGGTGTCGGCCGATCCGCCGCCGTCCCCGGCAAACCCCCCGGCGGCCGACACGCCCGCCCACCGGCACGAATACCCGTACGAATATCCGTACCGGCCCTGCGCGTCCGCAGCCAGGGCCGCCACCGCCGCCCCCGCCGGTCGCGGTGGTGA
- a CDS encoding MarR family winged helix-turn-helix transcriptional regulator, producing the protein MRERRGTEPDTAGHTARERDAVDHIADQWQRERPEINTTAMSLIGRHNRFHAHIEAGLREYFAAHGLDVSEFDVLATLRRAGEPYELNARALLKSAMVTSGAITNRVDKLSGKGLVERRPCADDRRAVLIRLTQQGRELVDRILPGHVANEARLLAALDDDEQRQLSDLLRKLLISREGPTPPPAQA; encoded by the coding sequence ATGCGCGAACGCCGAGGCACGGAGCCCGACACCGCCGGGCACACCGCACGCGAACGCGACGCCGTCGACCATATCGCCGATCAGTGGCAGCGCGAGCGTCCGGAGATCAACACGACCGCGATGTCCCTCATCGGACGCCACAACCGCTTTCACGCGCATATCGAGGCCGGCCTGCGCGAATACTTCGCCGCGCACGGCCTCGACGTCTCCGAGTTCGACGTCCTCGCCACGCTGCGCCGTGCGGGTGAACCGTACGAACTCAACGCCCGCGCGCTGCTGAAGTCCGCGATGGTCACCTCCGGTGCGATCACCAACCGCGTCGACAAACTCTCCGGCAAAGGGCTCGTCGAACGCCGGCCGTGCGCGGACGACCGCCGGGCGGTGCTGATCCGCCTGACCCAGCAGGGCAGGGAACTCGTCGACCGCATCCTCCCCGGGCACGTGGCGAACGAGGCACGGCTGCTGGCCGCGCTCGACGACGACGAGCAGCGGCAACTCAGCGACCTGCTGCGCAAGTTGCTCATCTCCCGGGAAGGCCCCACACCCCCTCCGGCGCAGGCCTGA
- a CDS encoding GNAT family N-acetyltransferase → MELVDIGLPDGASGGDAEPVPGPAASCEPRIARLRAEVSALAPRAEQLRFSGRASATLPVADLDPFRTPYAVVHDGHAVGFGVLDVRGYPDEVAGEPLPAVVLRSFYIGARWQGRGLGGAAIRELPRVAAKLAPDAGVLLLTVNVRNAGAVRAYLAGGFVDEGRLYMGGDAGPQHVLRHELGRT, encoded by the coding sequence GTGGAGCTCGTGGACATCGGCCTCCCGGACGGCGCCTCCGGTGGGGACGCGGAACCGGTGCCGGGGCCGGCCGCCTCCTGCGAGCCGAGGATCGCCCGGTTGCGGGCCGAGGTGTCGGCGCTGGCGCCGCGTGCGGAGCAACTGCGGTTCTCCGGCCGGGCCTCCGCGACGCTGCCGGTGGCCGACCTCGATCCGTTCCGGACGCCGTACGCGGTCGTCCACGACGGCCACGCGGTGGGCTTCGGCGTGCTGGACGTGCGCGGGTATCCGGACGAGGTCGCCGGGGAGCCGCTGCCGGCCGTGGTGCTGCGGTCCTTCTACATCGGCGCGCGTTGGCAGGGCCGCGGCCTCGGCGGTGCGGCCATCCGCGAACTCCCGCGCGTCGCGGCCAAGTTGGCGCCGGACGCCGGGGTGCTGCTGCTGACGGTGAACGTGCGCAACGCGGGTGCCGTACGGGCCTACCTCGCCGGCGGGTTCGTCGACGAGGGGCGCCTGTACATGGGTGGCGACGCGGGGCCGCAGCATGTGCTGCGCCACGAACTCGGCCGTACCTGA
- the glmS gene encoding glutamine--fructose-6-phosphate transaminase (isomerizing), protein MCGIVGYVGDKSALDVVMEGLRRLEYRGYDSAGVAVLTGGVDDRPNSGGGGLVSDKRAGKLANLEKALIEAPLPAGPTAIGHTRWATHGAPTDVNAHPHLDNAGKVAVVHNGIIENFAALRAELAERGHTLHSETDTEVVCHLLAEEFAPAGGDAAEAMRRVCRRLEGAFTLVAVHADAPDVVVAARRNSPLVVGRGDGENFLASDVAAFIAHTREAVELGQDQVVELRRDSVTITDFLGNPGTFREYHVDWDASAAEKDGHDYFMLKEIAEQPKAVADTLLGRIGTDGRLRLDEVRIPDQVLREIDKVVIIACGTSYHAAMIAKYAIEHWTRMPCEVELASEFRYRDPILDRQTLVIAISQSGETMDTLMAQRHAREQGAKVLAICNTNGSTMPREADAVLYTHAGPEVAVASTKAFLTQLVACYLVALYLGQVRGTKWGDEITEVIEQLAAMPEQVERVLDTMEPVRDLARSLKDATSVLFLGRHVGFPVALEGALKLKELAYMHAEGFAAGELKHGPIALIEDGLPVVVVVPSPRGRSVLHDKIVSNIQEIRARGAKTIVIAEEGDTAVLPYADHLVSIPATPVLLQPLVATVPLQVFACELATAKGHEVDQPRNLAKSVTVE, encoded by the coding sequence GTGTGCGGGATTGTCGGATACGTAGGTGACAAGTCGGCGCTCGACGTCGTCATGGAGGGTCTGCGCCGCCTCGAATACCGCGGTTACGACTCGGCCGGCGTCGCGGTCCTCACGGGCGGAGTCGACGACCGCCCGAACTCCGGGGGCGGAGGCCTGGTCAGCGACAAGCGCGCGGGCAAGCTCGCGAACCTGGAGAAGGCGCTGATCGAGGCACCGCTGCCGGCCGGTCCCACGGCGATCGGGCACACCCGGTGGGCGACCCACGGCGCGCCGACCGACGTCAACGCGCACCCGCACCTCGACAACGCGGGCAAGGTCGCGGTGGTGCACAACGGCATCATCGAGAATTTCGCGGCGCTGCGGGCCGAGCTGGCCGAGCGGGGGCACACGCTGCACTCCGAGACCGACACCGAGGTCGTCTGCCACCTGCTCGCCGAGGAGTTCGCACCGGCGGGCGGCGACGCGGCCGAGGCGATGCGCCGGGTCTGCCGCCGTCTGGAGGGTGCGTTCACCCTGGTGGCGGTCCACGCGGACGCTCCGGATGTGGTGGTGGCCGCGCGCCGCAACTCGCCGCTGGTGGTGGGGCGCGGCGACGGGGAGAACTTCCTGGCGTCGGATGTCGCGGCGTTCATCGCGCACACGCGCGAGGCCGTGGAGCTGGGCCAGGACCAAGTGGTCGAGCTGCGCCGCGACTCCGTGACGATCACCGACTTCCTGGGCAATCCGGGCACGTTCCGCGAGTACCACGTCGACTGGGACGCGTCGGCCGCCGAGAAGGACGGCCACGACTACTTCATGCTCAAGGAGATCGCCGAGCAGCCGAAGGCGGTCGCGGACACGCTGCTGGGCCGGATCGGCACCGACGGGCGGCTGCGGCTGGACGAGGTGCGCATCCCCGACCAGGTGCTGCGCGAGATCGACAAGGTCGTCATCATCGCGTGCGGGACGTCGTACCACGCCGCGATGATCGCCAAGTACGCGATCGAGCACTGGACGCGGATGCCGTGCGAAGTGGAGCTGGCCAGCGAGTTCCGGTACCGCGACCCGATCCTGGACCGGCAGACGCTGGTGATAGCGATTTCGCAGTCCGGCGAGACGATGGACACCCTGATGGCGCAGCGGCACGCGCGCGAGCAGGGGGCCAAGGTGCTGGCGATCTGCAATACGAACGGTTCGACGATGCCGCGCGAGGCCGACGCGGTGCTGTACACGCACGCGGGCCCCGAGGTCGCGGTGGCGTCGACGAAGGCGTTCCTGACGCAGCTTGTCGCGTGCTACCTGGTGGCCCTGTATCTCGGGCAGGTGCGCGGCACGAAGTGGGGCGACGAGATCACCGAGGTGATCGAGCAGCTCGCGGCGATGCCGGAGCAGGTGGAGCGGGTGCTCGACACCATGGAGCCGGTGCGGGATCTGGCCCGGTCGCTCAAGGACGCGACGTCGGTGCTGTTCCTCGGCCGCCACGTGGGTTTTCCGGTGGCGTTGGAGGGTGCGTTGAAGCTCAAGGAGCTGGCGTACATGCACGCGGAGGGGTTCGCGGCCGGTGAGCTGAAGCACGGGCCGATCGCGCTGATCGAGGACGGTCTGCCGGTGGTGGTCGTGGTGCCGTCGCCGCGCGGGCGCAGCGTGCTGCACGACAAGATCGTGTCGAACATCCAGGAGATCCGGGCGCGCGGCGCCAAGACGATCGTGATCGCCGAGGAGGGCGATACGGCCGTGCTGCCGTACGCGGACCACCTGGTGAGCATCCCGGCGACGCCGGTGCTGCTCCAGCCGCTGGTGGCGACGGTGCCGTTGCAGGTGTTCGCGTGCGAGCTGGCGACCGCGAAGGGCCACGAGGTGGACCAGCCGCGCAACCTGGCGAAGTCGGTGACGGTCGAGTGA
- the coaA gene encoding type I pantothenate kinase: MCGVHTTVSPGAARDLSPYVELDREAWSRLRANTPLPLTADELEQLRGLGDIVDLHEVTDVYLPLSRLLNLYVGATRGLNSALTTFLGSDDRPATPFVIGVAGSVAVGKSTTSRILRALLARWPDHPHVALLTTDGFLYPNAELERRGIMHRKGFPESYDQRALVRLVADVKAGKPEVSAPVYSHLTYDIVPGERLVVRRPDILIVEGLNVLQPARVGADGRPRLAVSDFFDFSVYVDARTSDIRRWYLDRFLKLRQTAFRDPASYFRRYAAMTEDEAVAYADGVWRDINELNLEQNVLPTRGRATLVLRKGPDHAVNRLRLRKL, translated from the coding sequence ATGTGTGGCGTGCACACCACCGTCAGCCCCGGCGCGGCACGCGACCTGTCTCCGTATGTCGAACTCGACCGCGAGGCGTGGAGCCGGCTCCGGGCCAACACACCCCTGCCCCTGACCGCCGACGAATTGGAACAGCTGCGCGGCCTCGGCGACATCGTCGACCTGCACGAAGTCACCGACGTCTACCTCCCGCTGTCCCGCCTGCTCAATCTCTACGTGGGCGCGACACGCGGCCTCAACTCGGCGCTCACCACCTTCCTCGGCAGCGACGACCGGCCGGCCACGCCGTTCGTCATAGGCGTCGCCGGCAGCGTCGCGGTCGGCAAGAGCACGACCTCGCGCATCCTGCGCGCGCTGCTCGCCCGCTGGCCGGACCACCCGCACGTGGCGCTGCTCACCACCGACGGATTCCTCTACCCCAACGCCGAGTTGGAACGGCGCGGCATCATGCACCGCAAGGGCTTCCCCGAGTCGTACGACCAGCGCGCCCTCGTACGGCTCGTCGCCGACGTCAAGGCCGGCAAGCCCGAGGTGTCCGCGCCGGTGTACTCGCACCTGACCTACGACATCGTCCCCGGCGAACGCCTCGTCGTGCGGAGGCCGGACATCCTCATCGTCGAGGGCCTCAACGTCCTGCAGCCCGCGCGTGTGGGCGCCGACGGCCGCCCCCGCCTCGCGGTCTCCGACTTCTTCGACTTCAGCGTCTACGTCGACGCACGCACCTCGGACATCCGGCGCTGGTACCTGGACCGGTTCCTGAAACTGCGTCAGACCGCGTTCCGCGACCCCGCCTCGTACTTCCGGCGTTACGCCGCGATGACCGAGGACGAGGCCGTCGCCTACGCGGACGGCGTCTGGCGCGACATCAACGAACTCAACCTGGAGCAGAACGTCCTGCCCACGCGCGGCCGGGCCACCCTCGTCCTGCGCAAGGGCCCGGACCACGCCGTGAACCGGCTGCGCCTGCGCAAGCTGTGA
- the glmM gene encoding phosphoglucosamine mutase: MGRLFGTDGVRGLANGRLTAELALDLAVCAARVLGSESREAGHGRRPFAVVGRDPRASGEFLEAAVVAGLAGAGVDVYRAGVLPTPAVAYLTGMLGADLGVMLSASHNAMPDNGVKFFARGGHKLPDEVEDRIEALLGTDWDRPTGAQVGRVQDHPEGHARYVEHLLATLPHRLDGLKVVLDCANGASSRVAPDALRQAGAEVIAIHAEPNGLNINDGCGSTHLADLKAAVVEHGADAGIAHDGDADRCLAVDATGTEVDGDQILAVLALAMRDAGALREDTLVATVMSNLGLKLAMQDAGVKMVETAVGDRYVLEAMQAGGLTLGGEQSGHVVMLDHATTGDGTLTALHLLARVAQTARPLRDLATVVTRLPQVLVNVSGVDRTRVQASPGLAAAVAEAEARLGEEGRVLLRPSGTEPLVRVMVEAPTHERAEYEAGLLADVVRAELSV, encoded by the coding sequence GTGGGACGACTGTTCGGTACGGACGGTGTTCGCGGGCTGGCCAACGGTCGGCTGACCGCGGAGCTGGCGCTCGACCTGGCGGTGTGTGCCGCCCGGGTGCTCGGCAGCGAGAGCCGGGAGGCCGGGCACGGGCGGCGCCCGTTCGCGGTGGTCGGCCGCGATCCGCGCGCTTCCGGCGAGTTCCTGGAGGCCGCGGTGGTCGCCGGTCTCGCGGGGGCGGGCGTCGACGTCTACCGGGCCGGTGTCCTGCCCACCCCGGCGGTCGCGTATCTGACCGGCATGCTGGGGGCGGACCTCGGCGTCATGCTGTCCGCGAGCCATAACGCGATGCCGGACAACGGCGTCAAGTTCTTCGCGCGCGGCGGCCACAAGCTGCCCGACGAGGTCGAGGACCGGATCGAGGCGCTGCTCGGCACCGACTGGGACCGCCCGACGGGTGCCCAGGTCGGCCGCGTCCAGGACCACCCGGAGGGCCACGCGCGGTATGTCGAGCATCTGCTCGCGACGCTGCCGCACCGCCTCGACGGCCTCAAAGTGGTCCTCGACTGCGCGAACGGAGCTTCCTCGCGGGTCGCCCCGGACGCGCTGCGGCAGGCCGGCGCGGAGGTCATCGCGATCCACGCGGAGCCGAACGGCCTGAACATCAACGACGGTTGCGGTTCGACGCACCTGGCCGACCTCAAGGCGGCCGTGGTGGAGCACGGCGCCGACGCGGGCATCGCGCACGACGGCGACGCGGACCGCTGCCTGGCGGTCGACGCGACCGGCACCGAGGTGGACGGCGACCAGATCCTCGCCGTGCTGGCGCTCGCGATGCGCGACGCGGGCGCCCTGCGCGAGGACACGTTGGTGGCCACCGTGATGTCGAACCTCGGGCTGAAGCTGGCGATGCAGGACGCCGGCGTCAAGATGGTCGAGACCGCGGTCGGCGACCGCTACGTGCTGGAGGCCATGCAGGCCGGCGGGCTGACGCTCGGCGGCGAGCAGTCCGGGCACGTGGTGATGCTCGACCACGCGACGACCGGGGACGGCACGCTCACCGCGCTGCACCTGCTGGCGCGTGTCGCGCAGACCGCGCGTCCGCTGCGCGATCTCGCGACGGTCGTCACGCGGCTGCCGCAGGTGCTGGTGAACGTCTCCGGGGTGGACCGGACGCGCGTGCAGGCGTCGCCCGGTCTCGCCGCCGCGGTGGCGGAGGCGGAGGCCCGCCTCGGTGAGGAGGGCCGCGTACTGCTGCGCCCGTCGGGGACGGAGCCGCTGGTGCGCGTGATGGTGGAGGCGCCGACGCACGAGCGGGCCGAGTACGAGGCCGGTTTGCTGGCGGACGTCGTCCGCGCGGAGCTTTCGGTCTGA
- the rpsI gene encoding 30S ribosomal protein S9: MAETTAETPVAETEEVSLESYTSESLAGRFSDPQPGAATGRRKEAIARVRIVPGTGKWKINGRTLETYFPNKVHQQLVNEPFKILELDDKYDVIARISGGGVSGQAGALRLGVARALNEADVEVNRPALKKAGFLTRDARATERKKPGLKKARKAPQYSKR, from the coding sequence GTGGCCGAGACCACCGCCGAGACCCCTGTCGCGGAGACCGAGGAAGTAAGCCTCGAGAGCTACACCTCGGAGTCCCTGGCCGGTCGCTTCAGCGACCCGCAGCCGGGTGCCGCCACCGGCCGCCGCAAGGAGGCCATCGCGCGCGTCCGGATCGTTCCGGGCACCGGCAAGTGGAAGATCAACGGGCGCACGCTGGAGACCTACTTCCCGAACAAGGTCCACCAGCAGCTCGTCAACGAGCCGTTCAAGATCCTTGAGCTGGACGACAAGTACGACGTGATCGCCCGTATCTCGGGCGGCGGTGTCTCCGGCCAGGCCGGCGCGCTGCGTCTGGGTGTCGCCCGGGCGCTCAACGAGGCCGACGTCGAGGTGAACCGCCCGGCGCTCAAGAAGGCCGGCTTCCTGACCCGTGACGCGCGCGCCACCGAGCGCAAGAAGCCGGGTCTGAAGAAGGCCCGTAAGGCTCCGCAGTACAGCAAGCGCTGA
- the rplM gene encoding 50S ribosomal protein L13, with product MRTYSPKPGDVQRQWHVIDATDVVLGRLSTQAAALLRGKHKPVYAPHVDTGDFVIIVNADKVHLSGNKRTQKLAYRHSGHPGGLRAVRYDDLLEKSPEKAVEKAVKGMLPKNSLGRQMLTKLKVYAGPNHPHQAQQPVPFEITQVAQ from the coding sequence GTGCGCACGTACAGCCCTAAGCCCGGCGACGTCCAGCGTCAGTGGCACGTCATCGACGCGACCGATGTGGTGCTCGGCCGTCTGTCCACCCAGGCCGCTGCCCTGCTCCGGGGCAAGCACAAGCCGGTGTACGCGCCGCACGTCGACACCGGCGATTTCGTCATCATTGTGAACGCCGACAAGGTCCACCTGTCCGGCAACAAGCGGACCCAGAAGCTGGCGTACCGCCACTCCGGCCACCCGGGCGGTCTCCGCGCGGTCCGCTACGACGACCTGCTGGAGAAAAGCCCGGAGAAGGCAGTCGAGAAGGCCGTCAAGGGCATGCTCCCGAAGAACTCGCTCGGCCGGCAGATGCTGACGAAGCTCAAGGTGTACGCGGGCCCGAACCACCCGCACCAGGCCCAGCAGCCGGTGCCGTTCGAGATCACCCAGGTCGCGCAGTAG
- the truA gene encoding tRNA pseudouridine(38-40) synthase TruA translates to MSTDGADGVPGLDPVRLRIDLAYDGTEFSGWARQPGLRTVQGTLEAALTTVLRLAEPAQLTVAGRTDAGVHARGQVAHVDIPADRWTMDGRQLVRRLSGTLPRDVRVREVSAAPAGFDARFAAEWRRYAYRVSDAPGGVDPLRRAHVVWHDRPLDVDVMNEAAGLLLGDHDFAAYCKRREGASTVRCLKEFHWVRETPGEADAGPGFTPLVIAAVRADAFCHNMVRSLVGAMMAVGSGRRPVRWPAEVLARGVRDSAVHVAPAHGLVLEEVAYPSDERLAERAARAKRPRLDVV, encoded by the coding sequence TTGAGCACGGACGGCGCGGACGGCGTGCCGGGCCTGGACCCGGTGCGGCTGCGCATCGATCTGGCGTACGACGGAACGGAGTTCTCGGGGTGGGCGCGGCAGCCTGGCCTGCGGACCGTCCAGGGCACGCTGGAGGCGGCGCTGACCACCGTCCTGCGGCTGGCGGAGCCCGCGCAGCTGACCGTCGCCGGGCGCACGGACGCGGGGGTGCACGCGCGCGGCCAGGTCGCGCACGTGGACATCCCCGCCGACCGGTGGACCATGGACGGCCGCCAGTTGGTGCGCCGGCTGTCGGGCACGTTGCCGCGGGACGTGCGCGTGCGCGAGGTGTCCGCGGCGCCCGCCGGCTTCGACGCGCGCTTCGCGGCGGAGTGGCGGCGCTACGCGTACCGCGTCAGCGACGCGCCCGGCGGGGTCGACCCGCTGCGGCGCGCCCATGTGGTCTGGCACGACCGGCCGTTGGACGTGGACGTGATGAACGAGGCCGCGGGCCTGCTGCTCGGCGACCACGATTTCGCGGCCTACTGCAAGCGGCGCGAGGGCGCCTCGACGGTCCGCTGCCTCAAGGAGTTCCACTGGGTGCGCGAGACGCCGGGGGAGGCGGACGCGGGGCCGGGGTTCACGCCGCTGGTGATCGCCGCCGTGCGCGCCGACGCCTTCTGCCACAACATGGTGCGCTCCCTGGTGGGGGCCATGATGGCGGTCGGGTCGGGGCGGCGTCCGGTGCGCTGGCCGGCGGAGGTGCTGGCGCGGGGGGTGCGCGATTCCGCGGTGCACGTCGCACCGGCGCACGGGCTGGTGCTGGAGGAGGTCGCGTACCCGTCGGACGAGCGGCTGGCCGAGCGCGCGGCGCGGGCGAAGCGGCCCCGGCTCGACGTGGTCTGA